The following proteins are co-located in the Trichormus variabilis 0441 genome:
- the aspS gene encoding aspartate--tRNA ligase produces MRTHYCGELRQKDIGETVTLYGWVDRRRDHGGVIFLDLRDRSGIVQVVSDPQRTPDSYELANSLRNEYVVEITGRVTQRPEESLNSRIPTGEVEIYADKIELLNGVRKQLPFQVSTADTETVREDLRLKYRYLDLRRDRMARNIQLRHQVVKAMRRYLEDVEGFIEVETPILTRSTPEGARDYVLPSRVNPGEWFALPQSPQLFKQILMVSGMDRYYQIARCFRDEDLRADRQPEFTQLDMEMSFMSEEEIIQLNEKLVSYIFKTVKGVELPLPFPRLTYAEAMERYGCDKPDTRYDLQLVNVSDVMKDSGFKVFRDAVANGGIVKILPIPNGNEQISNVRIKPGGDLFREASEAGAKGLAYIRVREDGEIDTIGAIKDNLSEEQKQEILQRTGAKPGHLLLFGAGDAATVNKTLDRLRQAIAKEFGLIDPDKINLLWVVDFPMFEWNADEKRLEALHHPFTAPHPDDLHDLKTARAQAYDLVFNGFEVGGGSRRIYQREVQEQVFETIGLSPEEAQNKFGFLLEAFEYGTPPHGGIAYGLDRLVMLFAGEESIRDVIAFPKTQQARCLLTDAPSGVDVKQLKELHVASTYKPKS; encoded by the coding sequence ATGCGAACTCACTATTGCGGCGAACTCCGACAAAAGGATATTGGAGAAACTGTTACCTTATATGGATGGGTAGACCGTCGCCGCGATCATGGGGGCGTGATATTCTTGGATTTACGCGATCGCTCTGGCATTGTCCAAGTAGTCAGCGATCCTCAACGCACCCCAGATTCCTACGAACTGGCTAACTCTCTACGTAACGAATATGTTGTGGAAATTACTGGCAGGGTAACACAACGTCCAGAAGAATCACTGAATAGCCGCATCCCGACTGGGGAAGTGGAAATCTACGCCGATAAGATTGAACTACTCAATGGGGTGCGGAAACAGTTACCATTCCAAGTTTCCACCGCCGACACTGAGACAGTTAGGGAAGACTTGCGGCTGAAATATCGTTACTTAGACTTGCGGCGCGATCGCATGGCGCGTAACATACAACTACGTCATCAAGTGGTGAAAGCGATGCGTCGTTATTTGGAAGACGTAGAAGGTTTCATCGAAGTGGAAACTCCTATTCTCACCCGTTCCACCCCCGAAGGCGCGCGGGATTACGTGCTACCTAGCCGCGTCAATCCAGGGGAATGGTTTGCGTTACCCCAATCACCACAGCTATTTAAACAGATCCTCATGGTATCGGGCATGGATAGATACTATCAAATTGCGCGATGCTTCCGCGATGAGGACTTACGCGCCGACAGACAGCCAGAATTTACCCAATTGGACATGGAAATGAGTTTCATGTCTGAGGAAGAAATTATCCAACTCAACGAAAAGTTAGTTAGTTATATCTTCAAAACCGTTAAGGGTGTTGAGTTACCGCTTCCGTTCCCCCGTCTCACCTACGCCGAAGCAATGGAACGTTACGGTTGTGATAAACCAGATACCCGCTACGATTTACAACTGGTTAATGTTTCCGATGTCATGAAAGACTCTGGTTTCAAAGTCTTTCGGGATGCTGTCGCCAATGGTGGTATCGTCAAAATTCTGCCAATTCCCAACGGTAACGAGCAAATCTCTAACGTGCGGATTAAACCGGGTGGGGATTTATTCAGAGAAGCCAGCGAAGCCGGTGCAAAAGGTTTGGCTTACATCCGGGTGCGGGAAGATGGGGAAATTGACACCATAGGCGCAATTAAAGATAACCTCTCAGAAGAGCAGAAACAGGAAATCTTGCAGCGCACAGGTGCAAAACCAGGACATCTGTTACTGTTTGGTGCTGGTGATGCGGCTACCGTAAATAAAACCTTGGATAGATTGCGGCAAGCGATCGCCAAAGAGTTTGGTTTAATTGATCCAGATAAAATTAACTTGCTTTGGGTTGTCGATTTCCCCATGTTTGAGTGGAATGCAGACGAGAAACGCCTAGAAGCACTACACCACCCATTTACCGCACCCCATCCTGATGATTTACACGACTTAAAAACAGCCCGCGCTCAAGCCTATGATTTAGTATTCAACGGTTTTGAAGTTGGTGGCGGTAGTCGGCGGATTTATCAACGGGAAGTCCAAGAACAGGTATTTGAAACCATCGGTTTATCTCCCGAAGAAGCCCAAAATAAATTTGGTTTCCTGTTGGAAGCGTTTGAATATGGTACACCGCCACACGGTGGCATTGCCTACGGTTTAGACCGATTGGTGATGTTGTTTGCTGGGGAAGAATCGATTCGAGATGTTATTGCTTTTCCGAAAACACAGCAAGCACGTTGTTTGTTAACAGACGCACCTTCTGGTGTAGATGTCAAGCAGTTGAAGGAATTACACGTTGCTTCGACTTATAAACCGAAGTCTTAG
- the rbsK gene encoding ribokinase gives MSIIVFGSINIDLVATAPKLPIAGETLLGEDFFKVPGGKGANQAVAVAKLGVPTQMVGRVGAHGFGAELMENLQDAGVQTDNIFVDETASSGVAMITVAHDGENQIVVIPGANGRVNQADVERLSYILPTATALLLQLEIPITAVIAAAQAARSNNITVILDPAPAPSDLPAELYPLIDIITPNEVEAGQIVGFPVDGEEAARKAAGVLLQRGVKSAIVKLGAKGVVCATDKETFFVPAFFVDTVDTVAAGDAFNGGLATALYSGLSLHQAVIWGAAAGALAATKLGAQTSLPDKLTFEAFLKERGL, from the coding sequence ATGAGCATTATCGTCTTCGGTAGCATCAATATAGATTTAGTTGCCACAGCACCCAAGTTACCAATTGCAGGAGAAACCTTACTGGGAGAAGACTTTTTCAAGGTTCCTGGGGGTAAAGGTGCAAACCAAGCTGTAGCAGTAGCCAAACTGGGAGTTCCTACCCAAATGGTGGGACGTGTTGGCGCACATGGTTTTGGTGCAGAACTGATGGAAAATCTGCAAGATGCTGGCGTACAAACTGACAATATTTTTGTAGATGAAACTGCCAGTTCTGGAGTGGCGATGATTACCGTCGCTCATGATGGTGAAAATCAAATAGTTGTCATTCCTGGTGCTAATGGGAGAGTCAATCAAGCCGATGTAGAACGATTATCATACATATTACCCACAGCCACAGCCCTGCTATTACAATTAGAAATTCCTATAACCGCCGTTATCGCAGCTGCCCAAGCCGCCAGAAGTAACAATATCACAGTAATTTTAGATCCCGCACCTGCACCATCAGATTTACCAGCAGAACTTTACCCTTTGATTGATATCATTACCCCAAATGAAGTGGAAGCGGGACAAATCGTAGGTTTTCCCGTAGATGGAGAAGAAGCAGCGCGAAAGGCAGCCGGGGTGTTATTGCAAAGAGGCGTGAAAAGTGCGATCGTTAAACTGGGCGCTAAAGGTGTTGTTTGTGCCACAGACAAAGAGACCTTTTTTGTCCCAGCCTTCTTTGTGGATACAGTTGATACTGTAGCGGCTGGTGATGCCTTTAATGGTGGTTTGGCAACAGCACTTTATTCTGGGCTTTCCTTACATCAGGCAGTTATTTGGGGTGCGGCGGCTGGTGCTTTAGCTGCAACAAAATTAGGCGCACAAACTTCCTTGCCTGACAAGTTGACATTTGAGGCTTTCCTCAAGGAAAGGGGTTTGTGA
- a CDS encoding type II toxin-antitoxin system HicB family antitoxin, whose translation MTREFNVVIERDSDSYFAASVPSLAGCHTQAKSLGELMERIKEAIELCLEVEQEQAEVLEFAGM comes from the coding sequence ATGACAAGAGAATTTAACGTGGTTATAGAACGGGACTCTGATAGCTATTTTGCCGCGTCTGTACCTAGTCTGGCGGGATGTCACACCCAAGCTAAATCTTTAGGCGAACTAATGGAGCGTATTAAAGAAGCTATCGAACTTTGTTTAGAAGTTGAACAAGAACAAGCCGAAGTATTAGAGTTTGCGGGTATGTAG
- a CDS encoding DUF3110 domain-containing protein, with translation MITPMRVFVLIFNANTENEGIHTVRVGDRNKILMFESQDDAVRFALMLEAQDFPTPTVEGIDAEDVKEFCASANYDWELIPENSDLVIPPDINVEETDWQPDGQYDDEDTEDEIFESDLVPPAQDSEFSETELENIRRKLEGLL, from the coding sequence ATGATTACGCCAATGCGGGTTTTTGTTTTGATTTTTAACGCTAATACGGAAAATGAGGGGATTCATACCGTTCGTGTGGGCGATCGCAATAAAATTCTCATGTTTGAATCCCAAGATGATGCTGTCCGTTTTGCCCTCATGTTGGAAGCGCAGGATTTCCCCACTCCCACAGTAGAGGGAATTGATGCGGAGGATGTTAAGGAATTTTGCGCCAGTGCTAATTATGATTGGGAATTAATCCCAGAAAATAGCGACCTCGTAATTCCCCCAGATATTAACGTGGAAGAAACTGACTGGCAACCTGATGGTCAGTATGATGACGAGGATACTGAGGACGAAATTTTTGAGTCCGACCTAGTACCACCGGCTCAAGATTCGGAGTTTTCTGAGACTGAGTTGGAAAATATTCGTCGCAAATTGGAAGGATTGTTGTAA
- a CDS encoding dynamin-like GTPase family protein: MSSMPSQCHNLKDQVESILQLLQEELSLRSQDITSVQTSLGKAISPQFEIVFAGAFSAGKSMLINALLERELLYSAEGHATGTECKIEYAELDKERVVLTFLSEVEIREQANSLCQQLGFTTAVNINQAEVVSLLHQGCEAIIQQEGGESKSERAKQAKALIFLLQGYEANRQHIHTVNNATYSMEHFNFSNLKEAAGYARRGSNSAVLKQIEYFCNHPLLQDGNVIIDTPGIDAPVEKDAQLTYAKIQHPDTSAVVCVLKPASAGDMTKEETELLEKMRQNGGIRDRVFYVFNRIDETWYNTQLRQRLDDLINTQFRDTSRVYKTSGLLGFYGSQIKQTSTQDRFGLDSIFGESAKYVNGNEETPQFVYAFNNYCVSSGKLASSNFRISLNGFETPNQNYVRILSEQGTPLINQLIQDSGIEEFRTAVTRYLTEEKRPQLFKNLADDLEDICINLKKHYQTVHRDLDSQPREIEMMKAQELQYLNQQLQQVGKDYSLHITEEVNHVINHACDRFETDFRQLQSRMIRRLDELLDTFSVADAYRRATLSHPRNATAPLLAILVEAFYYLANQLEDILVDSSQELVTNLFQRLMEKIRKSEYYRQLYRLLGNDAGIEQELKALEKRVTQSLVDAASVECDRFVRESPSFYDENTFSIYQFRQTLLQTSQSYDSESMVEAEPAIRQLLKLDFEPKVSHTIRKTFRQTINQILKTQLLPMAKQQGDGILQQYPQARLYLESTLQQEAEQKINNNNRLLGVVEGKVDVYNTAIANINNCLQAMQLYDYLLPLINLGELTVVDQIAANNGVVVSDGLLDGVTQV; this comes from the coding sequence ATGTCGAGTATGCCTTCGCAGTGTCATAATCTAAAAGATCAAGTTGAGTCTATATTGCAGCTTTTACAGGAGGAATTATCTTTGCGATCGCAAGATATCACATCTGTACAAACTTCTCTAGGTAAGGCGATTTCCCCCCAGTTTGAAATTGTGTTTGCTGGTGCATTTAGTGCAGGTAAATCTATGCTGATTAATGCACTATTAGAACGGGAATTGTTATACAGTGCAGAAGGACACGCTACAGGTACAGAGTGCAAAATTGAGTATGCAGAATTAGATAAAGAACGGGTAGTTTTAACTTTTTTAAGTGAGGTAGAAATTCGGGAACAAGCAAACTCTCTGTGTCAACAGTTGGGATTTACGACAGCAGTTAATATTAATCAAGCTGAAGTGGTTAGCTTATTACATCAAGGGTGTGAAGCGATTATTCAGCAAGAAGGTGGTGAGAGTAAATCAGAACGTGCCAAACAAGCGAAAGCATTAATATTTTTACTACAGGGATATGAGGCGAATCGGCAACATATTCATACAGTAAATAATGCTACATATTCGATGGAACATTTTAATTTTTCCAACCTGAAAGAAGCGGCTGGATATGCGCGTCGTGGTAGTAATAGCGCCGTATTAAAACAGATTGAATACTTTTGCAACCATCCGCTTTTGCAAGATGGCAACGTAATTATTGACACACCAGGGATTGATGCACCAGTGGAAAAGGATGCACAACTAACCTACGCCAAGATACAACATCCTGATACTTCGGCGGTGGTGTGTGTGCTGAAACCTGCTTCTGCTGGTGATATGACGAAAGAGGAAACAGAACTGTTAGAAAAGATGCGGCAAAATGGAGGAATACGCGATCGCGTGTTTTATGTCTTCAACCGCATCGACGAAACTTGGTATAATACCCAACTAAGGCAACGCTTGGATGATTTAATCAACACACAATTCCGAGATACAAGCCGGGTTTATAAAACCAGTGGGTTACTTGGTTTTTATGGAAGTCAGATTAAACAGACAAGTACTCAAGATAGATTTGGTCTAGATTCTATCTTTGGAGAAAGTGCCAAATATGTAAATGGTAACGAGGAAACACCGCAGTTTGTTTACGCCTTTAATAACTATTGTGTCAGTTCTGGTAAGTTAGCTTCTAGTAATTTTCGCATTTCTCTCAATGGTTTTGAAACACCGAATCAAAACTATGTGCGGATTTTAAGTGAACAGGGAACACCTTTAATTAATCAGTTAATTCAAGATAGTGGGATTGAAGAATTTCGCACAGCCGTCACGCGTTATCTAACTGAAGAAAAGCGTCCCCAGCTTTTTAAAAATCTTGCTGATGATTTAGAAGATATTTGTATTAATCTGAAAAAACATTATCAGACTGTACATCGTGACTTAGATAGTCAGCCCCGTGAAATTGAGATGATGAAGGCGCAGGAATTACAATATCTCAATCAGCAATTGCAACAAGTTGGTAAAGATTACAGCCTACACATCACAGAAGAAGTTAATCATGTAATTAATCATGCTTGTGACAGATTTGAGACGGATTTTCGCCAATTGCAATCCCGGATGATTCGTCGTTTAGATGAATTGTTGGATACATTTTCTGTAGCTGATGCTTATCGTCGTGCGACTCTGAGTCATCCGCGTAATGCTACTGCGCCATTACTAGCAATTTTAGTAGAGGCGTTCTATTATTTGGCGAACCAATTAGAAGATATCTTAGTAGATTCATCTCAGGAATTAGTGACGAATCTTTTCCAAAGGTTGATGGAGAAGATTCGTAAATCAGAATACTATCGCCAGTTATATCGTTTGCTGGGTAACGATGCAGGGATTGAACAAGAACTCAAAGCTTTAGAAAAACGTGTGACTCAATCTTTAGTAGATGCAGCTAGTGTAGAATGCGATCGCTTTGTTAGAGAAAGTCCCAGTTTTTATGATGAAAATACTTTTTCTATATATCAATTCCGTCAAACATTGCTGCAAACTTCCCAAAGTTATGATAGCGAAAGTATGGTAGAAGCAGAGCCAGCAATTAGGCAATTATTAAAGTTAGATTTTGAGCCAAAGGTTTCTCATACCATTCGTAAAACCTTCCGTCAAACTATTAACCAAATCCTCAAAACTCAATTGTTGCCAATGGCGAAACAGCAAGGGGATGGAATTTTACAACAATACCCACAAGCGAGACTTTATTTAGAATCAACACTGCAACAAGAAGCAGAGCAAAAGATTAATAATAATAACCGTTTACTCGGTGTCGTTGAAGGAAAAGTAGATGTGTATAATACGGCAATCGCTAATATTAACAATTGTTTACAAGCGATGCAATTATATGATTATTTATTACCTTTAATTAATCTGGGCGAGTTAACAGTTGTTGATCAGATTGCAGCTAATAATGGTGTGGTTGTCTCTGACGGGTTATTGGATGGAGTGACGCAGGTTTAG
- a CDS encoding MFS transporter: MPQKSAALRFVILLGFVSLCADATYEGARSITGAYLQVLGASGTVVGLVAGFGELIGYGLRLVIGYLSDQSRKYWGITTLGYILNTAVVPLLALTGRWEAAAGLMMAERTGKAVRTPPRDALLSHGASQIGRGFGFGLHEAMDQTGAVMGPLAVAAMVYFQGEYRHAFTILIVPAVLGLVVLLVLQFLYPNPSDFEEETEEQKQQEGLPRIFWIYLGAVAVIAAGYADFPLIAFHFQKSGIATGETIPLFYALAMGVDAIAALIFGYVFDRLGISILIIAAFISCLFAPLVFLGDTNLALLGIAFWGIGMGAQESILKAAIAGMVPKHKRATAYGIFSTGYGLSWFLGSALMGILYDHSITTLIVFSSATQLLAIPFFTWVKLKADDSPKTITNQAS, translated from the coding sequence ATGCCACAGAAATCAGCCGCGTTAAGGTTTGTCATATTATTGGGTTTCGTGAGCCTCTGCGCCGATGCGACCTATGAAGGGGCGCGCAGTATCACAGGGGCTTATTTACAGGTTTTAGGTGCTAGCGGCACTGTGGTAGGCTTGGTAGCTGGTTTTGGTGAGTTAATTGGCTATGGCTTGCGGTTAGTGATTGGTTATCTCAGCGACCAGTCACGGAAATATTGGGGAATTACAACCTTAGGTTACATCCTCAACACTGCCGTTGTACCATTGTTAGCCTTGACCGGAAGATGGGAAGCAGCCGCAGGTTTGATGATGGCTGAACGTACTGGTAAAGCCGTGCGTACTCCCCCACGAGATGCGCTGCTTTCCCACGGCGCGAGTCAAATTGGCAGAGGCTTTGGCTTTGGTTTACATGAAGCAATGGATCAGACTGGTGCAGTCATGGGGCCTTTGGCTGTGGCTGCAATGGTCTATTTCCAGGGTGAGTATCGTCACGCCTTTACAATTTTGATTGTACCTGCGGTCTTGGGATTGGTGGTGTTGTTAGTATTACAATTTCTCTATCCCAATCCCAGTGATTTTGAAGAGGAAACAGAGGAACAGAAACAACAAGAAGGATTACCCCGCATATTTTGGATTTATCTAGGTGCAGTAGCTGTTATTGCCGCCGGATATGCAGATTTTCCCCTAATTGCCTTCCATTTTCAAAAATCAGGCATTGCTACAGGAGAGACAATACCTCTGTTTTATGCCTTAGCGATGGGTGTAGATGCGATCGCCGCTTTAATATTTGGCTACGTATTTGACCGACTAGGCATTTCTATCTTAATCATCGCGGCTTTTATCTCATGTTTATTTGCCCCACTGGTATTTTTAGGCGATACCAATCTGGCACTCTTAGGCATAGCATTTTGGGGTATTGGTATGGGAGCGCAAGAATCCATTTTAAAAGCGGCGATCGCCGGTATGGTTCCCAAACATAAACGCGCCACCGCCTACGGCATTTTCAGCACTGGTTACGGTCTATCCTGGTTCTTAGGCAGCGCTCTCATGGGGATTCTATACGACCATTCCATCACTACATTGATCGTCTTCTCTTCTGCAACCCAGCTTTTAGCCATTCCCTTCTTCACCTGGGTAAAACTAAAAGCCGATGATTCCCCTAAGACAATCACAAATCAAGCGTCTTGA
- a CDS encoding type II toxin-antitoxin system HicA family toxin yields the protein MPQKIRELKAILQKAGFNYRPAKGSHTFWTHPLILDEPVTIAGKDGDDAPKYLEKQIKKVLNRLEELQKQSSKNDEDEA from the coding sequence ATGCCTCAGAAAATTCGAGAGTTAAAAGCGATATTACAGAAAGCAGGTTTTAATTACCGTCCTGCAAAAGGTAGTCATACATTCTGGACTCATCCACTTATACTTGATGAACCCGTTACCATTGCAGGTAAGGATGGAGACGATGCACCAAAATACCTGGAAAAACAAATAAAGAAAGTTTTGAATAGATTAGAAGAACTGCAAAAGCAATCTAGCAAAAATGACGAGGATGAAGCATGA
- the murQ gene encoding N-acetylmuramic acid 6-phosphate etherase, which translates to MANLQERGHLLTEQVNPLSQNLDQLSSLELVELFNSEDRKTIEAVAAAKVQIATAIEQTADRLRQGGRLFYVGAGTSGRLGVLDAAECPPTFCTPPELVQGIIAGGAGALVRSSEDLEDRAEDGDAAIAQRHITQLDVVVGITAGGTTPFVQGAINSARQRGALTIFIACVPAEQVSFTADIDIRLLTGPEILAGSTRLKAGTVTKLTLNILSTGVMVKLGKVYGNRMVDVAVTNQKLRDRALRILEDLTGLSREAAGFLLERSGKWVKLALVMHWTGLDKDAGDRLLSAHQGNLREAVASYKNQGN; encoded by the coding sequence ATGGCAAATTTGCAGGAACGTGGGCATTTATTGACCGAACAAGTCAATCCTCTGAGTCAGAACTTAGATCAACTCAGTTCTCTGGAATTGGTGGAGTTGTTTAATAGTGAAGACCGCAAGACTATTGAGGCGGTGGCGGCGGCTAAAGTCCAGATTGCGACAGCAATTGAACAGACAGCCGATCGCCTGCGTCAAGGAGGACGCTTGTTTTATGTTGGTGCTGGAACCAGTGGTAGGTTGGGTGTGTTAGATGCGGCTGAGTGTCCACCAACTTTTTGTACCCCGCCAGAATTGGTACAGGGAATTATTGCTGGTGGTGCTGGTGCATTGGTACGCAGTTCGGAAGATTTAGAAGACCGGGCAGAAGATGGAGACGCAGCGATCGCTCAACGTCATATTACCCAGTTAGATGTTGTTGTTGGTATTACGGCTGGCGGGACAACGCCTTTTGTCCAAGGTGCGATTAACTCTGCTCGTCAACGGGGAGCCTTGACAATTTTCATCGCTTGTGTTCCTGCTGAACAAGTGAGTTTTACAGCTGATATTGATATCCGCTTGTTAACAGGGCCAGAAATATTGGCTGGTTCCACACGTCTCAAAGCCGGTACAGTTACTAAATTAACGCTAAATATCCTCTCGACTGGGGTGATGGTCAAGCTGGGCAAAGTTTACGGTAATCGCATGGTGGATGTAGCAGTCACAAATCAGAAGTTACGCGATCGCGCTTTGCGAATTTTGGAAGACCTCACCGGGTTAAGTCGGGAAGCGGCTGGTTTTTTATTAGAACGTAGTGGTAAATGGGTAAAACTGGCGCTGGTGATGCACTGGACTGGTTTGGATAAAGACGCAGGCGATCGGCTCTTATCAGCACATCAAGGAAATCTGAGGGAAGCTGTTGCTAGTTATAAAAATCAAGGTAATTAG
- the modB gene encoding molybdate ABC transporter permease subunit produces MPLDLSPLWISLKTSLLATFITFFLGIAAAYWMLSYRGKGKSLIEGIFVAPLILPPTVVGFLLLLFFGKNGPMGKLMGLFDFSIVFTWYGAAIAATIVSFPLMYKTSLGAFAQIDGNLLRVARTLGASESTIFWRISLPLAFPGIVAATMLSFARALGEFGATLMLAGNIPGQTQTIPMAIYFAVEAGATNEAWFWAIMIMVISLSGILAVNLWQEVREKKGRGGQVKQTKGQGSEVVLLSAPASQVELLVDIEKHLPSFHLKVAFTTDEQPLGLLGGSGAGKSMILRCIAGIETPTRGRIVLNGRVLFDSEQGINLPSRDRRIGFLVQNYALFPHMTVAQNIAFGLPKKLSDNSMRVQVEEQLIAMQLQGLGDRYPHQLSGGQQQRVALARALASQPEALLLDEPFSALDTHLRSQLEQQMMETLTDYQGVSLFVTHNMEEAYRICPNLLVLEDGSPVHYGSKYDIFEHPATVSVAQITGCKNFSSAIVESGQQIEAIDWGCHLKVMEPIPQELSHIGIRAHQITFTNDPNQENTFPCWLVRTNETPHRITLFLKLHSPASSPQDYHLQAEVFKEKWLTIKEKPFPWYVHLDPLRLILMN; encoded by the coding sequence ATGCCACTGGATTTGTCGCCGCTTTGGATATCACTCAAAACGTCCTTACTTGCCACATTTATCACCTTCTTTTTAGGAATTGCTGCTGCTTATTGGATGTTGAGTTATCGCGGTAAAGGCAAATCTTTGATTGAAGGTATCTTTGTCGCTCCCTTGATTTTACCCCCTACGGTTGTCGGCTTTCTGCTACTGCTGTTTTTCGGGAAAAACGGCCCTATGGGGAAACTGATGGGGCTTTTTGACTTCAGTATAGTTTTTACATGGTATGGGGCGGCGATCGCCGCGACCATTGTCTCTTTTCCTCTCATGTATAAAACCTCACTGGGAGCTTTTGCCCAGATTGACGGTAATTTACTGCGGGTAGCGAGAACCTTGGGGGCTAGTGAATCTACTATCTTTTGGCGTATCAGTTTACCTTTGGCATTCCCTGGGATTGTAGCCGCGACAATGTTATCTTTTGCCCGTGCTTTGGGTGAATTTGGTGCAACGTTAATGTTGGCTGGGAATATCCCCGGACAAACGCAAACAATCCCAATGGCGATTTACTTCGCAGTGGAAGCCGGGGCGACCAATGAGGCTTGGTTTTGGGCAATTATGATTATGGTGATTTCCCTATCGGGGATTCTTGCTGTTAATTTATGGCAAGAGGTGAGGGAGAAGAAGGGACGAGGGGGACAAGTAAAACAGACAAAAGGACAAGGGAGTGAGGTAGTTTTGTTGTCTGCGCCTGCTTCTCAAGTGGAACTGTTGGTAGATATAGAAAAACATCTGCCGAGTTTTCATCTAAAAGTTGCTTTCACCACAGATGAACAACCTTTGGGATTGTTGGGGGGTTCGGGTGCAGGTAAGAGTATGATTCTGCGGTGTATTGCGGGGATTGAAACACCAACCAGGGGACGGATAGTTTTGAATGGTAGGGTATTATTTGATTCCGAACAGGGGATTAATTTGCCTAGCCGCGATCGCCGCATTGGTTTTTTAGTCCAAAATTACGCCCTGTTTCCCCACATGACAGTGGCGCAAAATATTGCTTTCGGCTTACCCAAAAAACTATCAGACAACAGTATGCGGGTGCAGGTAGAAGAACAACTCATCGCCATGCAGTTACAAGGATTAGGCGATCGCTATCCCCACCAACTTTCGGGAGGACAACAACAACGGGTAGCCTTAGCTAGGGCTTTAGCCAGTCAACCAGAAGCTTTGCTGTTAGATGAACCATTTTCAGCTCTTGATACCCACCTGCGGAGTCAATTAGAACAGCAAATGATGGAAACCCTCACAGACTACCAAGGTGTATCTTTATTTGTCACCCATAACATGGAAGAAGCTTACCGAATTTGCCCCAATCTCTTGGTATTGGAGGACGGTAGCCCGGTACATTATGGTTCTAAATATGATATTTTTGAGCATCCGGCTACTGTGAGTGTGGCTCAAATCACTGGCTGCAAGAACTTCTCCAGCGCTATTGTCGAATCAGGGCAACAAATAGAAGCAATAGACTGGGGTTGTCATCTCAAAGTTATGGAACCAATTCCCCAAGAATTATCTCACATTGGCATCCGCGCCCATCAAATCACCTTTACCAATGACCCCAACCAAGAAAACACCTTCCCCTGCTGGTTAGTACGAACAAATGAAACCCCCCATCGCATCACATTATTTTTAAAACTCCATTCCCCAGCCAGCAGCCCACAAGATTATCATCTCCAAGCAGAAGTTTTCAAAGAAAAATGGCTGACTATCAAAGAAAAACCATTTCCTTGGTATGTGCATTTAGATCCACTGCGCTTAATTCTCATGAATTAA
- a CDS encoding type II toxin-antitoxin system HicB family antitoxin produces the protein MNYRYSMVIQWSDEDNSYLVHLPEFPWQQYHTHGKTYEEAAKHGQEVIESLIEWYQEQGKALPEPIALPEKPLKVA, from the coding sequence ATGAATTATCGCTACAGTATGGTCATTCAATGGTCAGATGAAGATAACAGCTATTTAGTCCACCTCCCAGAATTTCCCTGGCAACAATATCACACCCACGGCAAAACTTACGAAGAAGCTGCTAAACACGGTCAAGAAGTAATTGAATCATTGATTGAATGGTATCAAGAACAGGGCAAAGCTTTACCTGAACCTATTGCTTTACCGGAAAAGCCATTAAAAGTAGCTTAG